A genomic stretch from Pelodiscus sinensis isolate JC-2024 chromosome 23, ASM4963464v1, whole genome shotgun sequence includes:
- the LOC102460270 gene encoding guanylin-like: MKGVIFPVAIMLLMLAHSSQPVYVKEGEFSFPLEAVKKLKELLDVDARSKPHMMARTSFIPVCSRPELPKEFQDVCKREDVPLIFHRLNLAVQDIDICEICANAACAGCL, from the exons ATGAAAGGCGTCATTTTCCCAGTAGCTATTATGCTTCTGATGCTGGCACACAGCTCCCAGCCTGTCTATGTCAAG GAGGGGGAATTCTCGTTCCCGCTAGAGGCTGTGAAGAAGCTGAAGGAACTCTTGGATGTGGATGCCAGATCCAAGCCCCATATGATGGCTAGGACAAGTTTCATTCCTGTGTGTTCAAGGCCCGAGCTGCCCAAGGAATTTCAGGATGTCTGTAAGAGGGAAGATGTGCCCCTCATTTTTCACAGGCTGA ACTTGGCTGTCCAGGACATAGACATTTGTGAGATCTGCGCCAATGCAGCCTGCGCTGGTTGTCTCTAG